CATCACGGATGCAATTTGCTATCTGTTCGGATAGTGGTAAATTCGAATTGAACAGATGCTGATACTGGATAGCAAGATGCTTCTCCGTTGCACCTGAAAAGATTGCCTCGACGCAATCATTGCTGGGAAAAGAGATTTTCTCCAAATCGTTATGATCATCTCCTGCAGCAAGACAGACCAACGATTCCAATGAGATTCCATACAACTGTCCGATACGCTCCAAATTTGCAATATTGCTTGCATACTCCCGCTCCCAGCTCTGATAGGTTCTCAGAGGAACGGACAATGCTTCAGCAACTTCCGCTTGCGAGTAGTGTCTTTTCTTCCGTAGTGCTTTGATGAGGTTCGTTATCCGTACTTCGATTGTTTCCATATCTGGATAGTATCATATCATGTATATATATGCAATAACTTGCGTATATAATATATTGATATACATTATTTTGTGTGTTAAACTCATAATTGTCATAAATCACTACCGGAAAAAGGAGAAATGTCATGAAAAAGAATGTAATCTTTGTAATGCTCCTTCTTGTCCCAGCACTTATCTTCTCCGCTGGTACAAAAGAAGCTTCAGAAGATGGACCAACAGTCCTGAAATGGTATTCACATGCTTCATCACTCGGAGCAACAGAAGAAACAATCGTGGAGGCATTCAATGCCGAGAATCCCAACATTCGTGTTGAGATCATCGAACTGCCCGAAGCAACCAATGATAAGCTGCAAGCCCTGCTTATTGCACTGCAGAGTGGTGACAGTTCCATAGATTTCTTCAATGCTGATGTAACGTGGACTGCAACCTTCGCCTCTGCGGGTTTGATCGAGCCACTCGATGCATATTTCAGCAAAGCAGAACAATCCGAATTCCTTCCGGGAACCATTCAGGCTGCAAGTTTCAGAGACAAGATTTGGGGAATGCCGTTCAGAACAGACGCAGGGGTATTGTACTATCGCGCTGACCTCTTGGAAAAATATGGAAAGACAGTCCCTACAACCTACACAGAACTGTTTGCAATAGCCCAAGAGATCAACGAAGCTGAAGGCGGTGATATGTATGCACTTGTCGGGTCTCTTGCCAATGGGGAAGGCATGACCTGCAATGCAGTAGAATGGTTCTACTCCAACGGCGGAGAGGTAATCGGCAGTGATGGCACTATCCTCATTGACTCCCCCCAGAATGTTGAAATCCTGCAGATGATGACTGATGCCTATGAGGCAAACCTCTTACCTGAAGGAGTACTCTCCTATGGAAGCGGCGATGCAAGAGCCTCCATGTTCCAGGGCAAACAGGTCTTCATGAGAGCATGGCCTAAAGCCTTTGCAATGGGACAGGATGCAAGCAAGTCACAGGTAGCTGGAAAACTTGGTGTTTCCCCACTCCCTCGTGGACCACAGGGCACCATGGGCAAGAGTGTTGTCGGTGGTTGGCAGCTGTTCCTGAACAAATATTCAGAGAACAAGGAGGAGGCAGTCAAGTTCATGAAGTTCTATGCAAGTGAATATGCACAGAAACTCCATGCATTGAATGACTCGTACCTGCCTGCTCGTCGTGCACTGTATGAGGATGCTGACATACTGGAGAAATATCCTCACTACAGCCAATTCCCGGCAATCCTTGAGACTGCTGTTGCAAGACCTCAGTCTCCTTACTATTCTGAAATCTCCTCCATTCTTTCTGCAGAAGTGCAGAACGCTATGAAAGGAAGTAAGAGCCCTGCCCAGGCTCTCGCAGATGCTCAGAAAGTAATGGAATCAGTAGGAAAATAAACAATGCAAACCCACCCTCCTCTCCTACTAAGGGGGGGAGGGTTTTTATTGGAGTTTAGATGAAAACGTTGAACAGAACACAATTTGGATATCTCTGCATCGTCCCAACCATAATAATATTCTTGGCATTTGCAGTATATCCAGTAGTTCGAACCATCACCTTGAGCTTGTTCCACTTTCGGTTGCAGACAGGACCAACTATGACATTCCTCGGGATTGCAAACTATCTGAAGATGTTCTCTGACTCACGGTTCTACAGTTCCCTGACCTTCACACTTCTCTTTACCCTGCTGACCGTAGGGTGTGAAGTTCTTTTAGGACTCTTGTTTGCACAAATGATGAACCTAACCATCAAAGGACAGGGATTGCTTCGAGTCATCGTGTTGATCCCCTGGGCCATCCCAACAATGGTAAGCGGGTTCATGTGGAAGTTTATGGTGCACGACCAGTACGGTGTCTTTAACCAGATTCTCTCCTCCATCGGGGTACTCGATTCGTTTATTCCCTGGCTGAGCCAGGATAGAACCGCACAGTTTATTCTGGTTCTCTCCGATATCTGGAAAACAAGCCCTTATGTGTCACTTCTTATCCTTGCGGGACTTCAGACTATTCCAGCATCCCTGATGGAAGCCGCTGAGATTGATGGAGCGGGGGCCTTCAGAAGATACTTTAGTATCACACTTCCCTTACTCAAGCCTGTCTTGGCAACAGCAATACTCTTCAGAATCATTTCATCATTCAAGGTATACACCGTCATCGTGGCGCTCACCAATGGAGGACCAGGGTATGCCACTGAGTCAATGACTATGTACACCATGCGTACCTATTTCGATGCAGGTAATTATGGATATGGATCGGCACTTGCAAGCTTTACTTTGGTGGTAACCTGTGCCATTGCATTATTCTTCACAGACGCTATACGAAGCAAGATTGATATTGGCAAAAAGGGAAAACGATGAAAGTAATCAAACAATCTACAAAGATATCATTCTATATATTCGCTGTCTTTTTCGTGGTGATCATTGGATTTCCCTTCTTCTGGCAGGTACTCAACTCATTCAAGTTCGAGCGGGACATATTCTCAATGCTCTGGTTCCCCTCTGCCTACACATTGGAAAACTACTACAAGGCATTCACCACCAGGCCTTTATTGGAGTATTTGGGAAACAGTTTTATCATTGCAACCATTGCTACCATTTTTGCTCTCATGGTAGGAAGTCTGGCATCATATGCGATAGCCAGGACACCGATCAAGGGAAAAACACCGTTGCTCTTGGTGGTGCTCTCGATCAGTCTACTTCCCCCCATCGTCATCATCAACCCGATCTATACCATTATCAGGACTTTGGGGCTATTGAACTCGTACGCTGGATTGATTCTGGTAAATACCCTCTTTACCCTGACCATTGTCATCTGGTTCCTCACCCCCTATCTCTCCTCGATACCGGTCGAAATTGAGGAGGCTGCAGAAATCGATGGGGCTTCACCTGCACAAACATTCTCCAGGATCATCATCCCGCTCTTGGGACCAGGAGTATTTACCGTAGGAATCCTTGCATTCATACAAGTATGGAATGAGTACCTCTTCGCCCTGGTCCTCAACCCAATCCGTATCAAAACAGTAACCGTAGGGCTCAAGATGTATGAGGCAGACAACTATATCCCATGGGGAACAATTATGGCAGCATCTGTCGTGATTGTTGTGCCATTGATTACGTTGGTACTCATGCTCCAGAAACGAATCATAGGAGGTCTCATGACCGGAGGAATGAAGGAATGAATCGACCATTACCCTGCCTCTATACAGCATACAGAAAAACCCGATGGTATCGTCGTCTGGTAGCCGGTGAGTTTATTCTGCAGTTTGACCAAGCCCCGGAACGTGAGGTAATCATTGACGCTATCGCTGAACGTATGCTCAATACGAATGACCTGGAAACATGGAAGAACAGAATCCGGGAACTGTGCATGGTGAATCGAGCAACATGGGAGTCCTACTCTCCTGGTTCTCTCCTAGCCCAGTTGCGCAGAGAAAGAAGGCAATATCTACAAGGGAAGGCCATCATACCATGGAGAACATCAGGATTTCATGAGGCGATCACCCTATGGAACCCAGAGGAATCAACACAATCACTGGTAATCATCCCTGACCTCTATGATTCTGCCCCGCTTGATGTACAGGTTCAAAGACTGAGAAGCCCTTGGGGAGCCCAAAGCAACTACATGGTCTGCCTTCCTGCGTCATGTACAAGCAAGCAGCAGATAACAGAGGAGACACTCACCATTCCTGATGCTATTGAAATCCCGGCCCAAACACTCCATAAACTCGCCGGGCGGGGACGGATAGTTTGTGCGGACATCTGGTATGCAATGGCACTCCTTCAAGAAGGTATAGATATCGTGGCATGTTTGGACCGTCGTGAATGGTTCACTGCTGCACTGTACCAAGAGAGTGTGTTTGAAGCTCCAGAACACCATCTCCCTTCTGAAACGTTCTTTTCCAGCATTCTTCACCCCGTGAAGAGTCCTGGAACAATTAGGATGTTCAGGTACATGAAGAGTCAGAAGGAAAGATATGTTCCCTGTGGAGTTGAAAGAACGATCATCATGGACGAGCAACCACCTCTTTGGCTGACCTCACTACAGAAATCCCAGAAACTCTCCATTGAGACAGGATATTACCTCCAGTCAGAATCGGGAGAATGGGTGAAGACCCCTGACTTACACGACGGGGCTATCCATGCAGCGATGATAGTGATGGATGCAGACATGGTTCATCTCGAACCTATGCTTTTCGAAGGGAAAGCCTCCCCTTTGGCTGTTTCATACCCGAATGGAGGCTTGTTTAGCAGCTTCAACTACTATTTCACGGAGAACCTCAAGGCATGGTATGCCTCCTATGATCCAAGGCCAATTCCCTGGAAGGATTTCATCCTCGACTACTATGCCATACGTGTTGGAGAGACGCTCAAGGAGAGTGTTCCCCTCTATCATAAAACATTACTGGGATACTCCACTGATGGTAGGCTTTTCTCCAGTGATGGAAATTGGACAGAAATTACATTATCCATATGGAGCTCCATATTCCATTTTTCCGAGGATGGAAAATGTGACAAGGCTTCAGTCCAGCTGCATCGCCCAGAAAACCCAGATCATACCGTAGGAGAGGAAATGTGGTGTACGACATTCATCCATGACTACGTATGGGATGTAAGAAGAGGTCCGGTAATGGTACCTCCTTTTGGAGTTGTGGTTACCAGTATGCATAAACTGTGTGAACCTGGAACGCAAGTAACATGGAATGTAACCTGGCAAAATCTTCCCGTCTCCAAGGAAACAATCGC
This sequence is a window from uncultured Sphaerochaeta sp.. Protein-coding genes within it:
- a CDS encoding phosphodiester glycosidase family protein; translation: MNRPLPCLYTAYRKTRWYRRLVAGEFILQFDQAPEREVIIDAIAERMLNTNDLETWKNRIRELCMVNRATWESYSPGSLLAQLRRERRQYLQGKAIIPWRTSGFHEAITLWNPEESTQSLVIIPDLYDSAPLDVQVQRLRSPWGAQSNYMVCLPASCTSKQQITEETLTIPDAIEIPAQTLHKLAGRGRIVCADIWYAMALLQEGIDIVACLDRREWFTAALYQESVFEAPEHHLPSETFFSSILHPVKSPGTIRMFRYMKSQKERYVPCGVERTIIMDEQPPLWLTSLQKSQKLSIETGYYLQSESGEWVKTPDLHDGAIHAAMIVMDADMVHLEPMLFEGKASPLAVSYPNGGLFSSFNYYFTENLKAWYASYDPRPIPWKDFILDYYAIRVGETLKESVPLYHKTLLGYSTDGRLFSSDGNWTEITLSIWSSIFHFSEDGKCDKASVQLHRPENPDHTVGEEMWCTTFIHDYVWDVRRGPVMVPPFGVVVTSMHKLCEPGTQVTWNVTWQNLPVSKETIAWISGGLNALVKNGINVVETTEKAYHHLVSEGWYTKSSILTQETQLTQNGVQPRTCIGSFKNKIVVVSITGRDPCSKGATFTQEASLAQYLVANKDPDASLDFLVNLDGGASSVLGCSKDQESYCLLTKPSPSITNPAGQPRCVPSLLSIHFKENHHNET
- a CDS encoding ABC transporter substrate-binding protein, producing MKKNVIFVMLLLVPALIFSAGTKEASEDGPTVLKWYSHASSLGATEETIVEAFNAENPNIRVEIIELPEATNDKLQALLIALQSGDSSIDFFNADVTWTATFASAGLIEPLDAYFSKAEQSEFLPGTIQAASFRDKIWGMPFRTDAGVLYYRADLLEKYGKTVPTTYTELFAIAQEINEAEGGDMYALVGSLANGEGMTCNAVEWFYSNGGEVIGSDGTILIDSPQNVEILQMMTDAYEANLLPEGVLSYGSGDARASMFQGKQVFMRAWPKAFAMGQDASKSQVAGKLGVSPLPRGPQGTMGKSVVGGWQLFLNKYSENKEEAVKFMKFYASEYAQKLHALNDSYLPARRALYEDADILEKYPHYSQFPAILETAVARPQSPYYSEISSILSAEVQNAMKGSKSPAQALADAQKVMESVGK
- a CDS encoding carbohydrate ABC transporter permease; this translates as MKVIKQSTKISFYIFAVFFVVIIGFPFFWQVLNSFKFERDIFSMLWFPSAYTLENYYKAFTTRPLLEYLGNSFIIATIATIFALMVGSLASYAIARTPIKGKTPLLLVVLSISLLPPIVIINPIYTIIRTLGLLNSYAGLILVNTLFTLTIVIWFLTPYLSSIPVEIEEAAEIDGASPAQTFSRIIIPLLGPGVFTVGILAFIQVWNEYLFALVLNPIRIKTVTVGLKMYEADNYIPWGTIMAASVVIVVPLITLVLMLQKRIIGGLMTGGMKE
- a CDS encoding sugar ABC transporter permease is translated as MKTLNRTQFGYLCIVPTIIIFLAFAVYPVVRTITLSLFHFRLQTGPTMTFLGIANYLKMFSDSRFYSSLTFTLLFTLLTVGCEVLLGLLFAQMMNLTIKGQGLLRVIVLIPWAIPTMVSGFMWKFMVHDQYGVFNQILSSIGVLDSFIPWLSQDRTAQFILVLSDIWKTSPYVSLLILAGLQTIPASLMEAAEIDGAGAFRRYFSITLPLLKPVLATAILFRIISSFKVYTVIVALTNGGPGYATESMTMYTMRTYFDAGNYGYGSALASFTLVVTCAIALFFTDAIRSKIDIGKKGKR